The proteins below come from a single Zea mays cultivar B73 chromosome 8, Zm-B73-REFERENCE-NAM-5.0, whole genome shotgun sequence genomic window:
- the LOC109941457 gene encoding ubiquinone biosynthesis O-methyltransferase, mitochondrial: protein MGATVTAIDAVDKNIKIASIHAASDPTSASIEYCCATAEGLVKEKRLFDAVISLEVIEHVANPLEFCESLSALTIPNGATVISTINRSMRAYATAIVAAEYILRWLPRGTHEWSKLVTPEELVLMLQKASVSVEEMAGFVYNPLSGEWSLSDDISVNYIAFGVKKGEASSTNDREANLS from the exons ATGGGTGCTACGGTTACTGCAATTGATGCTGTTGACAAGAATATAAAGATTGCAAGTATTCATGCG GCATCTGATCCAACAAGTGCTTCGATTGAGTATTGTTGTGCAACAGCTG AGGGACTGGTAAAAGAGAAAAGGTTGTTTGATGCTGTAATTTCTCTTGAG GTGATTGAGCATGTCGCCAATCCTTTGGAGTTCTGTGAATCCCTCTCGGCTTTGACAATTCCTAATGGTGCCACTGTGATTTCCACAATCAACCGATCAATGCGAGCATATGCCACTGCAATAGTTGCTGCTGAGTATATCCTCAGATGG CTTCCTAGAGGCACACATGAGTGGTCCAAACTGGTTACCCCGGAGGAGCTTGTCCTAATGCTGCAAAAGGCTTCCGTCTCC GTCGAAGAGATGGCAGGGTTCGTTTACAATCCGTTGAGCGGAGAATGGTCCCTGTCAGATGATATCAGTGTGAACTACATTGCTTTTGGCGTCAAGAAGGGCGAGGCATCATCGACAAATGACAGAGAAGCAAATTTATCATAG